In Candidatus Electrothrix scaldis, the genomic window AAAAAACAATACCTTTGTATGAAAGTAGTCGGTGCAACCGGCCACGCTACCTTGCGTCTTTCTGTTTTTTGCCTCTGCCCACAGGACCGAGATGGAAGTTAGACAATATATTTTTCTCCAGAGGAGTCGTAACAGAATGGATTATTTCCTCCAGAATCTCATCAACGCCCTGCAATGGGGAAGCTTTTACGCCGTTATCTCTATCGGCTACTCAATGGTCTACGGCGTCCTGATGCTGTTCAACTTTGCGCATGGGGATATTTTTATGGTGGGGACCTATATAGGTTTCGGGATTGCCACTCTGCTCTTAGCGCTGTTCGGCGCCATAATGCCAGGCTGGGCAATCTTCCTGCTGACTGTTGCCGTGACCATGTTTCTCACCGCCTGGGTTGGTGTTTTTGTTGAAGTGGTGGGCTATCGCCCTTTACGGGGAGCCCCCAGGGCCTCTGCTGCTATCACAGGTTTGATGATCGGCATCATCTTTGAGACAGGAAACCTGATTATCCTCGGCGCCAAGCGGCTCAGTTTCCCCAGCCTCATCGAATCGGTGAGCTACAATATAGGAGGAGTATATTTCACCAACGTGAAGGTACTGATTATTGTCGTCTCCCTGATCCTCATGCTCGCTTTGCATACCTTTATTCAAAAGAGCAAATGGGGAATGGCGATGCGTGCCATGTCCTATGATTTTCAGGCGGTGCCCTTGATGGGTATTTCCATCAACATCCTTGCACCGTTAACCTTTGCTGTTGGAGCTGGACTCGCCTCGGTGGCTGGTGTCTTATACGGGCAGGCCTATCCGGTGCTGGACCCCTACATGGGCATCCTCCTTGGCTGGAAGGCCTTTGTAGCGGCAATTCTCGGCGGTAGGGGCTCTATTATGGGGGCAGCTCTTGCCGGGTATCTCCTGGGAGCAATCGAGATATTTACAGCGATGGTCTTTCCTTCGACCTTCCGGGATCTCATTTCCTACACCATCATCCTGATTATCCTGACCTTCCGACCACGGGGATTTTTCGGTATGGCGCATAGCACCCAGCTCAGGTTGTAAGGAAACTTTTTAAGCACGATGAACCTCCTCTTTGTTTGCAGTAAAAATAAACTTAGAAGCCCGACCGGTGAAGAGGTTTTCTCCGGCTATGAGGGAATACTGGCTATAGGTTGCGGAACCAATGCCGATGCTGCAACACCGTTAAGTGGAGACCTCGTGGAATGGGCTGATATTATCTTCGCGATGGAGAAAAAGCATCAAAGCAAGATACGCAAAAAATTCAGCAAACTGACAAAAGACAAGAAGATAGTTTGCCTTGACATCGCTGACAACTACGACAGAATGGATCCTGTGCTCATCCGCCTCTTGAAAAAGAAAGTTGCCAACCATTTCACCTTACCGAAAAAAAATGACAAGCCCTCCTGCACTCTATAAAAGAGTCTTTCTGGCAGCCATCCTCCTCTGCGCATCCTGCTCAGCATGTACACCTTTAAAAGCGGCCACACCTTCTCCCCCTGTTCCTAGCCCGCAAACAGAACAACAACAGGGCATACAGTTTATCGCCATTGGCGATACTCCCTATTCTGCTGATGAGGAGCAACAGCTCCGGCAGGAAGTCACCAAGGCCATTCAAGCTGCGAATCCACCTTTTCTTGTGCTCCACGGAGATCTGCAAGGTGGTGGAGAAAGTTGCTCCGATGCCTTACTTGCCAAACGAAAAGAACTCTTCTTCAGCTTGCTGCCTGGCCGGGTCTTTTACACACCTGGAGATAATGAGTGGGCCGACTGTGACCGCTCTTTTCTGGATGCCCCGGTTTCCGAACTTGGACGCCTTGATAGTATTCGGCGCGTCTTCTTTACCGATCCACCAAATCTTCCTGAGGACTGGCAATATGCCCGTCAGCCCAATTTCCCGGAAAATGCCCGTTGGCTATATGATGGGATCTTTTTTATGACCGTGCATCTGGTATCCACCAATAACGGACGAGTCGATATACAGCTGGATGATATTGAAGCGGCCTTAGCCTTGGTTGA contains:
- a CDS encoding branched-chain amino acid ABC transporter permease, with translation MDYFLQNLINALQWGSFYAVISIGYSMVYGVLMLFNFAHGDIFMVGTYIGFGIATLLLALFGAIMPGWAIFLLTVAVTMFLTAWVGVFVEVVGYRPLRGAPRASAAITGLMIGIIFETGNLIILGAKRLSFPSLIESVSYNIGGVYFTNVKVLIIVVSLILMLALHTFIQKSKWGMAMRAMSYDFQAVPLMGISINILAPLTFAVGAGLASVAGVLYGQAYPVLDPYMGILLGWKAFVAAILGGRGSIMGAALAGYLLGAIEIFTAMVFPSTFRDLISYTIILIILTFRPRGFFGMAHSTQLRL